Proteins encoded within one genomic window of Amycolatopsis nigrescens CSC17Ta-90:
- the trpB gene encoding tryptophan synthase subunit beta, translated as MTSAHKHTKHDPDERGHFGPYGGRFMPEALIGALDELSAEYDKARLDPEFTGEFARLLAGYAGRPSLLTEAPRFAEHCGGARIFLKREDLNHTGSHKINNVLGQALLTKRMGKKRVIAETGAGQHGVATATACALLDLECVVYMGEVDTERQALNVARMRLLGAEVVPVKTGSRTLKDAINEALRDWVTNVETTHYLLGTAAGGHPFPVMVRNFHRVIGEEARRQILEQTGRLPDAVTACVGGGSNAIGIFHGFIDDPEVRLVGLEPGGHGLDSGEHGATLAKGTPGMLHGAFSYLLQDEDGQTIEAYSISAGLDYPGVGPEHSWLKDTGRAEYRSVTDDEAMQAFRLLSRTEGIIPAIESSHALAGTMVLGRELGPDALIVVSLSGRGDKDVDTAARYFELVDEEKL; from the coding sequence GTGACCAGCGCGCACAAACACACCAAGCACGACCCGGACGAGCGAGGACATTTCGGCCCGTACGGCGGGCGGTTCATGCCGGAGGCGCTGATCGGCGCGCTGGACGAGCTGTCCGCCGAGTACGACAAGGCCAGGCTCGACCCGGAGTTCACCGGTGAGTTCGCCCGGCTGCTGGCGGGCTACGCCGGCCGGCCGTCGCTGCTCACCGAGGCGCCGCGGTTCGCCGAGCACTGCGGCGGGGCGCGGATCTTCCTCAAGCGCGAGGACCTCAACCACACCGGCTCGCACAAGATCAACAATGTGCTGGGCCAGGCGTTGCTGACCAAGCGCATGGGCAAGAAGCGGGTCATCGCGGAGACCGGGGCCGGCCAGCACGGCGTTGCCACCGCCACCGCCTGCGCGCTGCTCGACCTCGAATGCGTGGTCTACATGGGCGAGGTGGACACCGAGCGGCAGGCGCTGAACGTGGCCAGGATGCGGCTGCTCGGCGCCGAGGTGGTGCCGGTGAAGACCGGCTCCCGCACGCTGAAGGACGCCATCAACGAGGCGCTCCGCGACTGGGTGACCAACGTCGAGACCACGCACTACCTGCTCGGCACCGCGGCCGGCGGGCATCCGTTCCCGGTGATGGTGCGCAACTTCCACCGGGTCATCGGCGAGGAGGCCCGCCGGCAGATCCTGGAGCAGACCGGGCGGCTGCCGGACGCGGTCACCGCCTGCGTCGGCGGCGGTTCCAACGCGATCGGCATCTTCCACGGGTTCATCGACGACCCGGAGGTCCGGCTGGTCGGGCTGGAGCCCGGCGGCCACGGCCTCGACTCCGGCGAGCACGGCGCGACACTGGCCAAGGGCACCCCCGGCATGCTGCACGGCGCGTTCTCCTACCTGCTGCAGGACGAGGACGGGCAGACCATCGAGGCGTACTCGATCTCGGCCGGGCTGGACTACCCCGGGGTCGGGCCGGAGCACTCCTGGCTCAAGGACACCGGGCGCGCGGAGTACCGCTCGGTCACCGACGACGAGGCCATGCAGGCGTTCCGGCTGCTGTCCCGCACCGAGGGCATCATCCCGGCGATCGAGTCCTCGCACGCGCTGGCCGGCACCATGGTGCTGGGCCGGGAGCTCGGGCCGGACGCGCTGATCGTGGTCAGCCTCTCCGGCCGCGGGGACAAGGACGTGGACACCGCCGCCCGCTACTTCGAGCTGGTCGACGAGGAGAAACTGTGA
- the trpA gene encoding tryptophan synthase subunit alpha, translated as MSLDALFERTRGEGRAALVGYLPAGYPTVDASKDLLGAMIDGGADLVEVGVPYSDPVMDGPVIQAAADAALTAGFRLKHVFEVVESVAARGGHAVVMTYWNPVHRYGVDAFARDLAAAGGLGLITPDLTPDEGGDWLAASEAHGLDRIFLVAPSSSEERIDLTVRASSGFVYATAVMGVTGARESVGAGAAELVRRTRAHTSLPIGVGLGVRSGEQAAEVAAFADAVITGSALVAKAAEGVDAVRTLTAELAEGVRKAVTPA; from the coding sequence GTGAGTCTCGACGCGCTCTTCGAGCGGACTCGTGGCGAGGGTCGGGCGGCGCTGGTCGGCTACCTGCCCGCCGGCTACCCGACGGTGGACGCCTCGAAGGACCTGCTCGGCGCGATGATCGACGGCGGCGCCGACCTGGTCGAGGTCGGCGTGCCGTACTCCGACCCGGTGATGGACGGCCCGGTCATCCAGGCCGCCGCGGACGCCGCGCTGACCGCGGGCTTCCGGCTGAAGCACGTTTTCGAAGTGGTCGAATCGGTGGCCGCCCGCGGCGGGCACGCGGTCGTGATGACCTACTGGAACCCGGTGCACCGGTACGGCGTGGACGCCTTCGCGCGGGACCTCGCCGCGGCCGGCGGACTGGGCCTGATCACGCCGGATCTGACCCCGGATGAGGGCGGCGACTGGCTGGCCGCCTCCGAGGCGCACGGGCTGGACCGGATCTTCCTGGTCGCGCCGTCCTCCTCGGAGGAGCGCATCGACCTGACCGTGCGGGCGAGCAGCGGGTTCGTCTACGCCACCGCGGTGATGGGCGTGACCGGCGCCAGGGAGTCGGTCGGTGCGGGCGCCGCCGAGCTGGTCCGGCGCACGCGTGCGCACACGAGCTTGCCGATTGGAGTCGGGCTCGGCGTGCGCTCCGGCGAGCAGGCCGCCGAGGTGGCCGCGTTCGCGGACGCGGTGATCACCGGTTCGGCGCTGGTGGCCAAGGCCGCCGAGGGCGTGGACGCGGTGCGCACGCTGACCGCGGAGCTGGCCGAAGGCGTGCGAAAGGCCGTCACCCCGGCCTAG
- a CDS encoding Uma2 family endonuclease, with protein MAVPTDVGPLVPRHHGEWTVEDVLGLPEDSSSRIELVDGALLVTPAPASGHQRLLQRLQLRLHPAIPAGAELLPGVNVRLGGRRMLIPDFVVLGSAGAETVYYDGADLLLAGEIESPSTRIQDRVLKRALYAEAGVPYYLLVDPAQVPEAVLYHLSGGEYTELARSADGRLELSVPFAVDLDLTS; from the coding sequence ATGGCTGTTCCCACGGACGTCGGCCCCTTGGTGCCGAGGCATCACGGCGAGTGGACCGTCGAGGACGTGCTCGGGCTGCCCGAGGACAGCAGCAGCCGGATCGAGCTGGTGGACGGGGCGCTGCTGGTGACTCCGGCGCCCGCGTCCGGGCACCAGCGGCTCCTGCAACGGCTGCAACTGCGGCTCCATCCGGCGATTCCGGCGGGTGCGGAGCTGCTGCCAGGGGTGAACGTCCGGCTGGGCGGCCGCCGGATGCTGATCCCGGACTTCGTGGTGCTGGGCAGCGCCGGTGCGGAAACGGTCTACTACGACGGCGCGGACCTGCTGCTGGCCGGTGAGATCGAGTCGCCGTCCACCAGGATCCAGGACAGGGTGCTCAAGCGGGCCCTGTACGCGGAAGCGGGGGTGCCGTACTACCTGCTGGTGGATCCGGCCCAGGTTCCGGAGGCGGTGTTGTACCACCTTTCCGGCGGCGAATACACCGAACTGGCGCGCAGCGCCGACGGCAGGCTGGAACTGAGCGTTCCCTTCGCCGTCGATTTGGACCTGACCAGCTGA
- a CDS encoding peptidoglycan recognition protein family protein: MAEREPVDRRRFLHGVGALAGIGAAGLLLPGTASGAAAPRIYSCAEWGARAPQDQLVTLNHKANRILVHHIASANSTDYSLEHALQVARNDQADHMDNNGWSDTGQHFTISRGGYHLEGRHGSLSTLRSGTKMIKAAHCPGQNENAIGIENEGTYTSVEPPAAQWKSLVALCAYICAQYGIPVAEIKGHRDFYNTECPGEKLYAKLPQLRREVAAALG, encoded by the coding sequence ATGGCTGAACGCGAACCGGTGGACCGGCGGAGGTTTCTGCACGGCGTCGGCGCGCTGGCGGGTATCGGGGCGGCCGGGTTGCTGCTCCCGGGAACCGCGAGCGGGGCCGCCGCGCCGAGGATCTACAGCTGCGCCGAATGGGGCGCGAGAGCACCTCAGGATCAGCTGGTCACCTTGAACCACAAGGCGAATCGCATTCTGGTGCACCACATCGCCAGTGCGAACAGCACGGACTACTCGCTGGAGCACGCGCTGCAGGTGGCGCGGAACGACCAGGCCGACCACATGGACAACAACGGCTGGTCGGACACCGGGCAGCACTTCACCATCAGCCGCGGCGGCTACCACCTCGAAGGCCGCCACGGCAGTCTGTCCACGCTGCGCTCCGGCACGAAGATGATCAAGGCCGCGCATTGTCCTGGGCAGAACGAGAACGCCATCGGAATCGAGAACGAGGGCACCTACACCTCGGTGGAGCCGCCCGCCGCGCAATGGAAATCCCTCGTCGCGCTGTGCGCCTACATTTGCGCGCAGTACGGGATCCCGGTCGCCGAGATCAAAGGGCACCGCGATTTCTACAACACCGAATGCCCCGGCGAGAAGCTGTACGCGAAACTGCCCCAGCTCCGCCGTGAGGTCGCCGCCGCACTCGGCTGA
- a CDS encoding ArsR/SmtB family transcription factor produces MVLRIVFSGADLGRVRVAAAHPTWELVLAINSMQSPVLPAEYRSWRTRMRALGRTGRARRLPLAAALARPGGSFPDFLTPQIDEGDVGDVNAHYATMLSLPKAGLRADLARTFRRAPAPPWARRLHEHGRLDGLVGVLRDCHAIAVGPVWREVHRRVEADRAVRARQLVEHGVDHLLSTLHPSIRWRNPVLEADYPVDRTIDLGGRGLTVLPAHFCWGAPVTLLDPERPPTLVYPALKEDVLSVRSGRNPADPTDPAGPDGKALGKLLGATRARLLAELAVAGSTTRLAARLDVSQAAVSQHTGVLRNAGLLTTSRVGQAVQHSLTPLGRELLRGGWSPSRYPVRWP; encoded by the coding sequence ATGGTGCTGCGGATCGTTTTCTCCGGTGCCGACCTCGGCCGGGTGCGGGTGGCCGCGGCGCACCCGACCTGGGAGCTCGTGCTGGCCATCAACAGCATGCAGTCACCGGTGCTGCCCGCCGAATACCGGAGCTGGCGGACCAGGATGCGTGCGCTCGGCCGGACCGGGCGGGCCCGCCGGCTGCCGCTCGCCGCTGCGCTGGCGCGACCGGGCGGCTCCTTCCCGGACTTCCTCACCCCGCAGATAGACGAAGGCGACGTCGGCGATGTCAACGCGCACTACGCCACCATGCTCAGCCTGCCCAAGGCCGGCCTGCGCGCGGACCTGGCCCGCACCTTCCGGCGCGCGCCCGCGCCGCCGTGGGCCCGGCGGCTGCACGAGCACGGCAGGCTGGACGGCCTGGTCGGCGTGCTGCGCGACTGCCACGCGATCGCGGTCGGCCCGGTCTGGCGCGAGGTGCACCGGCGGGTGGAGGCCGACCGCGCGGTCCGCGCCCGGCAGCTGGTGGAGCACGGCGTGGACCACCTGCTGAGCACCCTGCACCCGTCCATCCGGTGGCGGAACCCGGTGCTCGAGGCGGACTACCCGGTGGACCGCACGATCGACCTCGGCGGGCGCGGGCTGACCGTGCTGCCGGCGCACTTCTGCTGGGGCGCGCCGGTCACCCTGCTCGACCCCGAACGGCCGCCGACGCTGGTCTACCCGGCGCTCAAGGAGGACGTGCTCTCGGTCCGCAGCGGCCGCAATCCCGCCGACCCCACCGACCCGGCCGGCCCTGACGGCAAGGCGCTCGGCAAGCTGCTCGGCGCCACCAGGGCGCGGCTGCTCGCCGAACTCGCCGTCGCCGGTTCCACCACCCGGCTCGCCGCCCGGCTGGACGTCTCGCAGGCCGCGGTCAGCCAGCACACCGGGGTGCTGCGCAACGCCGGGCTGCTGACCACCAGCCGGGTCGGCCAGGCCGTCCAGCACAGCCTCACTCCGCTGGGCCGCGAACTGCTGCGAGGCGGGTGGTCGCCCAGCCGGTACCCCGTGCGGTGGCCGTGA